The genomic DNA cgcactcacacacacataacacttCAATCAATAACATTACCAACGTAGTGCATTGAGGGGTTTTGATGTATAAAAAGGTAAACCAAAGCATAAAGATCATAAAAACTCAGACAAAATGGTTATAATAGTATTCTTTACAATGGTGACTGCATACATCCCTGGTGGGCTCTATTCAAGGTAGGGGGGATTAAAAGAGGTGGTAACAGATCAATAAAATCCAGTGTTTTTTTTGTAACATGCAACAATCTATATGATCTAAATATTGTATCTTGTTTAGCTACAAACATACATTTTCTTTAACATGACCTAGAGACAATGGCAGTCAGTGCAATAAGTTAAAGACAAAGTCAATAAATTAAAATCAGATCCCAATCATCATACAGCAAACTCAACCTATTGATTGACTTTCTCCATCTTGGTCCCATTTCTAAAGCACTTGCAACCAATAAAAAGCCTTTAATGTGATTGCTGTGAGGTAATGTGTTGCTAGGGTACTCGTACTCCACACATACATAAGGAAGATAAATTGTTGAATTCAAAATCAGGCAAGCTTTTCTAGCATTAGTTCCTGCTCAATTTACCACTTCTAAATAGTGTTACAACAGTGTGTAAACTCAATTGTTCTGCCGTGAACTTGGCATTGAAAGTAAATTACAACACAGTTTGACTTGAATGATTCTTCCGCAGCACCGGTTCAGTCTAGGTTCCAGGCAGGCTCATACGAAGGTCGGTTTGAGGTCCTCCTTGAAGTTGACCACCGGATGTGTGGAGCGGCAGAGGCTGGTGAAGCCGCCATACTCACTGTCCGAGGAGTCTGAGGAGGAGCTGTCGCTGGAGGGGTATGAGCCGTGTTGCAGGCAGGCGTCGCAGTAGGGACGATGGTAGTAGGAGTGGTCAGCCAAGCTGCTGGAGTCTGAGTCCCAGTAACCATACGAGTCCCTGCCATGGTCTCTGTCTggccctccctcacctcccccaTCACCATCTGGAGGGCATTTTCGAAGGGGTGGTGGCCGGTGCTCCCGCCTTGAGCCACGCCTCCCGCAGCTGTTTCTTATCCTATGCCACGCCTCTACGCCTTCTTCTCCATCACTGTCGTCGGGGCGGAGAAGATTAGTCTCTGTGGCGACAGGATTGAGCAGAGGTTGTGTTTTTGAGGGGTGCTTGTCTGGTTGAGAGAGCCCCGtgcccctcctccttccccaacCAGGAGGCTTGGAGCCTGGGTAGTAACAGGGCGGAAGCCCCCCTCTGGGGGAATGGAACGGAGGTCTGCGTTTCCTCATTACGTAGGGGGAGATACTGGGGTagtggaagaggagagggtgattgggggaatgaggagtgcagaaggagagaggagagaggacagagggattgGTTGAGGAGGGCTGAGAGGGTCTCCTGAACCCCCTGCTGTGATTTGGTGAGCGGAGGGCCGTTTCCATAACAGTGTCCACGCTCAGTTCCTGGAGTATCTCCTGCAGCTGCACACTGCTCACAAACCCTGCCTGCCTGACACCTGCCATCCACGGAGATGTGGTATCGCCATGGCAACCTGACGGTTCCGACTGAGCAGGGGCCAAACCCACCAGGGGGAGAGTGGATGAGGAAGTGACATAGTTTGACTGACAGGAGGGTGTGGTTTGTGTCCCCCCCATCTCCCCTGGTGTTCTGACTCCTGTCTTGGAAGAAAcagagggctgaggggagactGGGAGGTGAGACCTTTCCGCTCCACACTGCTGCTGGGACACAGTCCCCTCAACCTTACaaccccctgcctctgtctccatctctgaacccTGGATGTATGAGCCAAACTCTACACTGCACGGTTTAACACTCACACAATCCCCTGGGGGAAAAGAGagggcaggagggggaggagaagagagaggaggtagagagaaaggaggagaagagagggtagGTTCTGCTACGTCTCTCTGTGGCAGGAGAGTTGGAAAGCAGTCGGACGGCACCACTGTGGTctgggtggaggaggagtggaggttgGTGGTGGAAGAGTCCATTTCCTGATCCTCGTGAGAGTGGGTATTGGACATGAGGCGCAATAGCTTGTCTTTGGCGTTGTTCACCTGCTCCTGCAGACTGTCAATTACAGCATTCTTCTGCCAAATGACAACAACAAACTTTTAAATCCCCTTCAAAACAaaaaacatcaacaacaagagtCAGGTTAAAGGCTAACCTAAAGATTGGTGTCGGGTTAAAGGTAATAGGTGAAGTTGGTGATGAGTAGAAGGGTATTCAGAATACAAAGTAAACACGTTTAGGTATATACTGTAGTGTTGAGGGGTCACAGAGATTATTCTGAGTACAGGACCATGTAGGGACCATTTTAATCAGTAAGGAGAGTATTTCACTATCTTTTATAACCGTTAGGGGGCGAGTGAGGGTTAAAGTAATACATAGCCTACACACTGACTACCTCATTGAGGAGCCTCTTCATAGAGTTGTTCTCTCCCAGGAGATAGTAGACTTCATCCTGGCTATAGACAGAGTGGACACTTTTACTGGGGCTGCTGAAGTATTTCGCCATCTGGCTAAGGCTGTTTTGCTCCTCCTCAAACCGACGCCACTGGGTTAACTGGGAAGAGGGGACCAAGAGGGGTGGaaaggggaaagaggggagaggggagaggaagaaggggattGTGATGGATAGTCAGATAACTGTCAGACAAATGTGCCAGTCTTTGAGCATACCCTTGAatctccaggtgtgtgtgttgctcaTTGTTCAAGTACTTCCTTTCTTTCTGTCCAGGATGCATTCCTGTATCATAGCATCAGCTCACCACCAGTTACTTACTGGGGAGTCATTAACTTGTTGGCGGAGGCTGTAGCGTGTTGACTCATGGatcaatgtgtgtgtttgtatgagtcACACAGCCTTGTTAACACGCACACACTACGGTGAGGTATGGGAAACACTCATGTAGCCACTCGAAATGGGCCTGTCATAAATGACAGGGGTTTCTgccctgtctgtctttgtgtgaTGTGTGCCAACTGTCTCTCTCACCTGAGGTACAAACAGCATACAGTTGGTGGCGAGGGTACAGATGAAGATGGCTCCAGCTACCACGCTATAGACCACGTTAGGCCAGGCCTGCAGGAACTGCGACACTGGGACTGCAACCACCGTGGAAAGGGTGACCAGGCTGACAGCAGTCATGATGGTGGGGGACTGGTTGACCGGAGGGAGGCTGACGTTGCTGGTCAGACCAGCCA from Oncorhynchus keta strain PuntledgeMale-10-30-2019 chromosome 7, Oket_V2, whole genome shotgun sequence includes the following:
- the LOC118386198 gene encoding probable G-protein coupled receptor 156; translated protein: MEPELNCSSHCDYGLCLIHPGVNTQEDLEILQRLCTLSTMGVELQRQSLSPVLCAVVWTILSCGILLAFCFLLFTLRFKNNRIVKMSSPNLNVLTLCGSVLTYSSGFLFAFEERTHLQGGGVRAILQARIWMFCIGSTLVFGPILGKTWRLYRVFTQRVPDKRVIIRDIQLMGLVALLILLDLLILTAWSLTDPVKCARSIGAMVKVVERELSYSLSQLDSCSSLYSDLWVILLAMMKGSLLLYGTYLAGLTSNVSLPPVNQSPTIMTAVSLVTLSTVVAVPVSQFLQAWPNVVYSVVAGAIFICTLATNCMLFVPQLTQWRRFEEEQNSLSQMAKYFSSPSKSVHSVYSQDEVYYLLGENNSMKRLLNEKNAVIDSLQEQVNNAKDKLLRLMSNTHSHEDQEMDSSTTNLHSSSTQTTVVPSDCFPTLLPQRDVAEPTLSSPPFSLPPLSSPPPPALSFPPGDCVSVKPCSVEFGSYIQGSEMETEAGGCKVEGTVSQQQCGAERSHLPVSPQPSVSSKTGVRTPGEMGGTQTTPSCQSNYVTSSSTLPLVGLAPAQSEPSGCHGDTTSPWMAGVRQAGFVSSVQLQEILQELSVDTVMETALRSPNHSRGFRRPSQPSSTNPSVLSPLSFCTPHSPNHPLLFHYPSISPYVMRKRRPPFHSPRGGLPPCYYPGSKPPGWGRRRGTGLSQPDKHPSKTQPLLNPVATETNLLRPDDSDGEEGVEAWHRIRNSCGRRGSRREHRPPPLRKCPPDGDGGGEGGPDRDHGRDSYGYWDSDSSSLADHSYYHRPYCDACLQHGSYPSSDSSSSDSSDSEYGGFTSLCRSTHPVVNFKEDLKPTFV